ACCGCGATCGACGGTTCCACCGCCAGGTCCACCACGACCGGGGGACCCGACAGCCGCAGCTCCCCGCGCACCCCCAGGGCGGCGCGGGCCGCTTTCAGGCCCAGGTCCGGGTCGTGTCCCTCCACGGCGGCGGGCGGGGTGCCCAGGGCCGCGGTGCGCCGGGCCGCCTCCTCCAGCCTCTCCGGCGGCAGTTCGCCCGACTCCACGGCGGCGACGATGGCGTCCACCAGGCGGCGCAGGCCGTCGTCGTCGAGCGGTTCGCCGCCCAGGCACAGGGCGTCCACGCCGGCGGCCAGGGCCCGGACCGAGCCTTGGGCCAGGTCGCCGCCCACGGCCTTCATGTCCAGGCCGTCGGTGATGACCGCGCCGGTGAAGCCCAGGTCCTCCCGCAGCACGCGGATCGCCTCGGGGTTCAGGGTCGCGGGTTCGGGGCCCCACTCGGGCACGACGAGGTGGCCCGTCATCACCGACCGCACGCCCGCCTGCACGGCCGCCCGGAACGGGACCAGCTCGACCCCGGCCAGCTCCGCCGCGGTGCGCGGCAGCACCGGCAGCGCGGCGTGGGAGTCCACGGTGGACGCGCCGTGGCCGGGGAAGTGCTTGGCGCAGGCCGCGACGCCCACCGCCTGCATGCCCTCGACGAACGCGGCCACGTGGGCACCCGCCTCCCGCGGGTCCGAGCCGAACGACCGCACCCCGATCACCGGGTCCTCCAGGGTGAGGACCAGGTCCGCCGACGGGGCCAGGTTCAGGCTCACCCCGCAGGCCGCCAGGCGGGCGGCCATCGACGCGGCCACCTCGCGGGTCAGCCGCAGGTCGCCCGCCGCGCCCAGGGCGTGGTTGCCCGGCACCTCCGAGCCGCGGCCGGCGTCGAGCCTGGTGACGTCGCCGCCCTCCTCGTCGATGCCGATCACCACGTCCGCGCGGGCACCGCGCAGCTGGGCGTTCAGGGCGGTCACCTGGGCGTCGTCCACGACGTTGCGGCCGAACAGCACCACGCCGCCCAGGCCGTCCGCCACCCGCTTCAACAGCCAGTCCGGTGCCTCCGTGCCGTGGAAACCCGGCAGCAGCACACCCGACGCGAGCCGGTGCAACGACATCCGCCCCTACCCCTTCACCGCACCGGCGGTGACGCCGGTGACCATCTTGCGCTGCACGATCAGGAAGAACACCAGCACCGGCAGGGTGAACAGGGCCGACGCCGCCATCGCGCCGCCCCAGTCGGTGCCGAACTGGCTCTGGAAGCTCGACAGCCACACCGGCAGGGTCTGCTTGGCCTGGTCGTTCACCAGCGACAGCGCGTAGAGGAACTCGTTCCACGCGGTGACGAAGGCGAACACCGAGGTGGCCACCAGGCCGGGGCCGAGCAGCGGCAGCGTGACCCGGCGGAACGCGCCCCACCGGCCGCAGCCGTCCACCATCGCGGCCTCCTCCAGCTCCAGCGGGATGCCGTTGACGAAGCCGCGCAGCGTCCAGGCGCAGAACGGCAGCGTCACCGCGAAGTAGACCAGGGTCAGCACGGGCAGCCGGTCGAGCAGGTCGAGGTCGCGCATCATCAGGAAGATCGGGATCAGCAGCGCCTCGAACGGCGCCATCTGCGCGACCAGCATCACCATGACGAAGCCCTTGCGCCCCCGGAACCGCATCCGGGACAGCGCCACCGCCGCCAGCAGGCCCACCACCAGCGCCGCCAGCACCGCGCTCAGCGTCACCAGCAGGCTGTTGGCCAGCGAGTCGAGGAAGCCCGCCTTGTTCCACGCGGTGGCGAAGTTCGCGCCCGTCACCGAGAACGGCACCAGGTCGTAGCCGCTGGTGAGCATGTCGACGCGCGGTTTGAGCGCCGAGGTCACCATCCAGTAGGTCGGGAACGCGAAGAACAGCGCCACGACCAGCGCGACGGCGTTCGCCGCGACCTTCTTGGCCATCACAGCGCACCCTCCTGGGAACCGACCAGCCGGCGCAGGTACTGGAACGTCAGCAGCGCCAGCAGCAGCACCATCACCACGGACACCGCCGCCGCCACGCCGAAGTGGCTCTGCGAGATGCCCTCCAGGTACTGGTAGACGGGCAGCGTGGTGCTGCCGCCGTCCGGGCCGCCCTTGCGCATGGCCCAGATCTGGGCGAACACCTTGAAGTCCCACAGCAGGGACAGGAACGTCACCATCGTCATCAGCGGCCGCAGCTCCGGCCACGTCACGGCGCGGAAGGTCTGCCACGCCGACGCGCCGTCCATGCCCGCCGCCTCGTACTGGTCCTTCGGG
This portion of the Saccharothrix syringae genome encodes:
- a CDS encoding glycoside hydrolase family 3 protein, which translates into the protein MSLHRLASGVLLPGFHGTEAPDWLLKRVADGLGGVVLFGRNVVDDAQVTALNAQLRGARADVVIGIDEEGGDVTRLDAGRGSEVPGNHALGAAGDLRLTREVAASMAARLAACGVSLNLAPSADLVLTLEDPVIGVRSFGSDPREAGAHVAAFVEGMQAVGVAACAKHFPGHGASTVDSHAALPVLPRTAAELAGVELVPFRAAVQAGVRSVMTGHLVVPEWGPEPATLNPEAIRVLREDLGFTGAVITDGLDMKAVGGDLAQGSVRALAAGVDALCLGGEPLDDDGLRRLVDAIVAAVESGELPPERLEEAARRTAALGTPPAAVEGHDPDLGLKAARAALGVRGELRLSGPPVVVDLAVEPSIAVGDVPWGLGPYLEELIPGTTVVPPTSAAGIADRAAGRPVVVVTREAHRHAWAREVVTTLANIGLDLVHVETGVPGPDLGATARVDTHGGSRVCLRAAAERIAAATE
- a CDS encoding carbohydrate ABC transporter permease; translated protein: MAKKVAANAVALVVALFFAFPTYWMVTSALKPRVDMLTSGYDLVPFSVTGANFATAWNKAGFLDSLANSLLVTLSAVLAALVVGLLAAVALSRMRFRGRKGFVMVMLVAQMAPFEALLIPIFLMMRDLDLLDRLPVLTLVYFAVTLPFCAWTLRGFVNGIPLELEEAAMVDGCGRWGAFRRVTLPLLGPGLVATSVFAFVTAWNEFLYALSLVNDQAKQTLPVWLSSFQSQFGTDWGGAMAASALFTLPVLVFFLIVQRKMVTGVTAGAVKG